Proteins co-encoded in one Flavobacteriaceae bacterium MAR_2009_75 genomic window:
- a CDS encoding citrate synthase, protein MSDKATLEYNGQKYEFPVITGSENEHAIDIKSLRAVTGGMITIDPGYKNTGSCESAITFLDGEKGILRYRGYSIEELAEKADFLEVAYLLIFGELPNKQELEKFHKDIKEESHVDEEMKKILDSFPKSAHPMGVLSSLTSALIAFNSSTVDVSSEKDMYEAIVRILAKFPVLVAWTLRKKKGLPLDYGDDSLGYVENIHKMMFKKPNQTYQKNDIVINALDKLLILHGDHEQNCSTSTVRIVGSSHAGLFASLSAGISALWGPLHGGANQAVLEMLEAIEADGGDTKKYMAKAKDKQDPFRLMGFGHRVYKNFDPRAKIIKKAADEVLGDLGIDDPILDIAKGLEKEALEDQYFVDRKLYPNVDFYSGIIYRALGIPTEMFTVMFALGRLPGWIAQWREMRLRGEPIGRPRQVYIGEPERSFVEVGKR, encoded by the coding sequence ATGTCAGATAAAGCTACTTTAGAGTACAACGGCCAGAAATATGAATTTCCTGTGATAACAGGTTCTGAAAATGAACATGCTATAGATATCAAATCTTTGCGTGCTGTTACCGGAGGAATGATAACTATTGATCCAGGTTATAAAAATACCGGTTCATGTGAAAGTGCAATAACTTTTTTAGATGGTGAAAAAGGCATTTTACGATATCGGGGTTACTCCATTGAAGAATTAGCGGAAAAGGCCGATTTTCTTGAAGTGGCATATCTTTTGATTTTTGGAGAGTTACCGAACAAACAAGAACTTGAAAAGTTCCATAAGGATATTAAGGAGGAGTCTCACGTAGATGAGGAAATGAAGAAAATTTTAGATAGTTTTCCGAAATCTGCTCATCCGATGGGGGTATTGTCTTCGCTGACAAGTGCGTTGATCGCTTTCAATTCATCGACCGTAGACGTGTCGTCAGAGAAAGATATGTACGAGGCTATTGTTCGAATTTTGGCAAAATTTCCGGTCCTTGTAGCTTGGACACTTCGTAAGAAAAAGGGACTGCCACTAGATTATGGTGATGATAGCCTTGGTTATGTCGAGAACATACATAAAATGATGTTCAAGAAACCGAACCAAACTTATCAAAAAAATGATATTGTAATCAATGCATTAGATAAACTTTTAATCCTTCATGGAGATCATGAGCAGAACTGTTCCACATCGACCGTTCGAATCGTGGGTTCTTCACATGCAGGTCTTTTTGCATCGCTTTCTGCCGGTATATCGGCACTTTGGGGGCCTTTACATGGTGGGGCCAATCAGGCGGTACTAGAAATGTTAGAAGCAATAGAGGCCGATGGAGGCGACACTAAAAAATATATGGCCAAGGCCAAAGATAAACAAGACCCGTTCAGGTTAATGGGCTTTGGTCATAGAGTTTATAAAAACTTTGATCCACGTGCCAAGATTATTAAAAAAGCGGCAGATGAGGTTTTAGGAGATTTAGGTATAGATGATCCTATTTTAGATATCGCTAAAGGACTTGAGAAAGAAGCTCTTGAAGATCAGTATTTTGTTGATAGAAAACTATACCCGAATGTTGATTTTTATTCAGGTATTATTTATCGTGCCTTAGGTATACCAACGGAAATGTTTACTGTGATGTTCGCATTAGGGCGTTTACCGGGTTGGATCGCGCAATGGAGAGAAATGAGACTGAGAGGTGAGCCAATAGGTAGACCGAGACAGGTTTATATCGGTGAACCGGAAAGATCTTTTGTAGAGGTTGGTAAACGCTAA
- a CDS encoding N-dimethylarginine dimethylaminohydrolase, translated as MLRLNVNDEISRLRSVVLGIAEGNGPIPKPEEAYDPKSLEHILAGTYPKEEDMVKEMNAFAKIFEKYGVKVYRPEVIEGCNQIFSRDIAFVIKDKLIIANILPDREKEVEAILHVLEEIDEDNILRPPFEVHVEGGDVMPWNDYIFVGTYTAEDYPNQITARTNKAAVEFITAHFPDKKVKSFELRKSTNAIENALHLDCCFQPLGKGKAILHKNGFLVEEEYQWLVDFFGRENIFEITSDEMYRMFSNVFSISPEVVVSEKGFDRLNSWLRDCGFTVEEIPYSEISKQEGLLRCSTLPLVRD; from the coding sequence ATGCTTCGATTGAATGTCAATGATGAAATTTCTCGTTTACGGTCTGTTGTATTAGGTATTGCCGAAGGCAATGGGCCGATCCCAAAGCCGGAGGAAGCCTATGACCCCAAATCTTTAGAGCATATTTTGGCAGGCACCTATCCAAAAGAAGAGGATATGGTGAAAGAGATGAATGCCTTTGCCAAGATTTTTGAAAAATATGGCGTTAAGGTCTATCGACCGGAAGTGATTGAAGGCTGTAACCAGATTTTTTCACGAGATATTGCATTTGTCATCAAAGACAAGTTGATAATAGCCAATATCTTACCGGATAGGGAGAAAGAGGTGGAAGCCATACTTCATGTATTGGAAGAAATTGATGAAGATAATATTCTACGCCCGCCTTTTGAAGTACATGTTGAGGGGGGAGACGTAATGCCTTGGAACGATTATATTTTTGTAGGAACTTATACTGCTGAAGATTACCCGAATCAAATTACGGCTCGCACGAATAAAGCTGCGGTCGAATTTATTACTGCGCATTTTCCTGATAAAAAAGTAAAATCTTTTGAATTGCGAAAATCGACCAATGCCATTGAAAATGCCTTGCATCTCGATTGTTGTTTTCAACCTCTCGGTAAAGGTAAGGCCATACTCCATAAAAACGGGTTTCTGGTAGAGGAGGAATATCAATGGTTGGTTGATTTCTTTGGAAGGGAAAATATTTTTGAGATAACTTCTGATGAAATGTACCGTATGTTCAGCAATGTATTTTCCATTTCACCCGAAGTTGTTGTTTCCGAAAAGGGATTCGACCGATTGAATAGCTGGTTGAGAGATTGTGGGTTTACGGTAGAAGAAATTCCCTATTCCGAAATTTCTAAGCAAGAGGGCTTATTGCGTTGTAGTACCTTGCCGTTGGTAAGAGATTAG
- a CDS encoding DNA-binding Lrp family transcriptional regulator: protein MIALDEIDLKLLDILQNNGKLTTKEIAEQVHLSSTPVYERIKRMEREGIIDKYVAIVEAEKVGKSFIVFCHVTLKQHTKKIGNQFVQDIISLREVTECYNVSGDYDFLLKIVVRDMKHYQSFVINDLGSIKNIGSVHSTFVMGVIKHSYAIPL from the coding sequence ATGATAGCACTTGACGAAATCGATCTTAAACTTTTAGATATACTTCAAAACAATGGTAAGCTTACCACCAAAGAGATCGCCGAACAGGTTCATTTATCTTCGACACCGGTTTATGAACGAATAAAACGTATGGAGAGAGAGGGGATTATCGATAAATATGTTGCTATAGTGGAAGCTGAAAAAGTCGGTAAGTCTTTTATCGTATTCTGCCACGTTACCTTAAAACAACACACTAAAAAAATTGGAAATCAATTCGTTCAAGATATTATTTCTTTAAGAGAAGTGACTGAATGCTATAATGTCTCGGGTGATTATGATTTTTTATTGAAAATAGTGGTAAGAGACATGAAACACTATCAGTCTTTCGTCATCAACGATTTAGGATCGATCAAAAATATCGGTAGTGTTCACAGTACTTTTGTAATGGGCGTCATCAAACATTCGTACGCAATACCTTTATAA
- a CDS encoding methionine synthase (B12-independent) gives MKSIVLGYPRIGEKRELKKAIENYWKKGISSEELLETAKQLRMKNWMLQSDYGIDLISSNDFSLYDQMLDMCITLGCIPERFCSIKGLDQYFAMARGLQNENVDVTAMEMTKWFDTNYHYIVPEFTKDQSFYLNAEKILQEIREAKSVGVEAKPVLIGPITFLLLGKEKVDGFNRLELLPFLLPIYQELLNRIAEEGVEYVQIDEPILATDLTSEQQAAVKKTYGYFDENKSGLKIILANYFDCFGENLSLVLELPVEVLHLDLIRCQLQLDDILSHPLFNGNKILSLGVVDGRNVWKNDFKRSLRLIEKAKKKLSKDRIWVGTSCSLLHSPINLESEIGSDRLNPQIERWLAFAVQKLQELVQLRDLASGSFDDRLYSILEKNKSDLENKQDSELIHDQNVKQRVRALTDGDSQRKSPFIKRQDEQRKTLNLPILPTTTIGSFPQTKEVRIFRRKFKNNEISQEEYDAFLMNETKETIKFQEDVGLDVLVHGEFERNDMVEYFGERLNGFAFTQFGWVQSYGTRCVKPPIIFGDVARPEPMTVKWSAIAQSLTDKPVKGMLTGPVTILQWSFVRNDQPRSVTCNQIALAIRDEVNDLEEAGIKVIQIDEPAIREGLPLRRMDWEVYLQWAIRAFRISASSVADDTQIHTHMCYSEFNDILQKIAEMDADVITIETSRSKMELLQAFVDFKYPNEIGPGVYDIHSPRVPSESEMEKLLLRASELIPIENLWVNPDCGLKTRDWPETKAALVNLVGSAKKMRERILQFS, from the coding sequence ATGAAATCTATTGTATTGGGCTATCCTCGAATTGGGGAAAAAAGAGAGTTGAAAAAAGCTATTGAGAACTATTGGAAAAAAGGAATTTCTTCAGAAGAATTACTTGAAACAGCAAAGCAGTTGCGAATGAAAAATTGGATGTTACAGTCCGATTATGGTATTGATTTGATATCGTCGAACGATTTTTCTTTGTACGATCAAATGCTAGACATGTGCATAACCTTAGGTTGTATTCCAGAAAGGTTTTGCAGTATTAAAGGGCTTGATCAATATTTTGCCATGGCCAGAGGACTGCAAAACGAAAATGTAGATGTCACCGCAATGGAAATGACCAAATGGTTCGATACCAATTATCACTATATCGTTCCTGAATTTACCAAAGACCAATCATTTTATCTCAATGCGGAAAAAATCTTACAAGAAATAAGAGAGGCCAAAAGCGTAGGTGTTGAAGCCAAACCCGTACTTATTGGGCCGATTACCTTTTTACTGTTAGGCAAAGAAAAAGTCGATGGGTTTAATAGGTTAGAATTGTTGCCATTCTTATTGCCCATTTACCAAGAATTATTGAACCGTATTGCTGAGGAGGGTGTTGAGTACGTACAAATTGATGAGCCGATTTTGGCTACTGACCTAACCTCAGAACAGCAGGCAGCCGTTAAAAAAACTTATGGATATTTTGACGAGAATAAATCTGGGCTGAAAATCATTTTAGCCAATTATTTTGATTGTTTTGGTGAGAATTTAAGTCTTGTGCTTGAATTGCCGGTCGAAGTTTTGCATCTCGATCTAATACGTTGTCAGTTACAGTTAGATGATATTTTGTCACATCCGTTGTTCAATGGCAACAAGATTCTCTCTTTGGGTGTTGTTGATGGAAGAAATGTTTGGAAGAATGATTTCAAAAGGTCTTTAAGACTAATTGAAAAGGCTAAGAAAAAACTTTCTAAAGATAGAATTTGGGTGGGTACATCGTGTTCTTTGCTTCATAGCCCTATTAATTTAGAGTCGGAAATAGGAAGTGATCGTTTGAATCCGCAAATTGAGAGATGGCTTGCTTTTGCAGTACAAAAATTGCAGGAGTTGGTGCAATTACGAGATTTGGCAAGTGGTAGTTTTGATGATAGGTTGTACAGTATACTTGAGAAAAACAAAAGTGATTTGGAAAACAAGCAAGACTCTGAGCTCATACATGACCAAAATGTAAAACAACGTGTTCGTGCTTTGACAGATGGCGATAGTCAAAGAAAATCACCTTTCATAAAACGGCAAGATGAACAGCGGAAGACGTTAAATCTTCCAATTTTACCCACAACTACAATTGGATCTTTTCCCCAAACTAAAGAAGTACGCATCTTTCGAAGAAAATTTAAAAACAATGAGATATCTCAAGAAGAATATGATGCATTTTTAATGAATGAGACCAAAGAGACTATCAAGTTTCAAGAAGATGTAGGTCTTGATGTTTTGGTTCACGGCGAGTTTGAGAGAAACGATATGGTAGAGTATTTCGGTGAACGCCTGAACGGATTCGCTTTTACCCAATTCGGATGGGTTCAGAGTTATGGAACCCGCTGTGTTAAACCTCCAATAATATTTGGAGATGTTGCCAGACCCGAACCCATGACTGTCAAATGGTCGGCCATTGCGCAATCGCTGACCGATAAACCTGTTAAAGGTATGCTGACCGGCCCTGTGACTATTCTTCAATGGTCATTTGTACGTAATGACCAGCCCCGTTCGGTAACCTGTAACCAGATAGCTTTGGCAATAAGAGATGAAGTGAACGACCTGGAAGAAGCGGGCATAAAAGTAATTCAAATCGATGAGCCCGCGATTAGGGAAGGTTTACCCTTAAGAAGAATGGATTGGGAAGTATATCTGCAGTGGGCCATACGTGCTTTCAGAATTTCAGCGAGCTCGGTAGCTGATGATACTCAGATTCATACACACATGTGCTATTCCGAATTTAATGATATACTACAGAAAATAGCAGAAATGGATGCAGATGTAATCACTATCGAAACTTCACGTTCTAAAATGGAATTATTACAAGCTTTTGTTGATTTCAAATACCCTAATGAAATTGGCCCCGGGGTGTACGATATTCATTCGCCACGAGTGCCTTCTGAAAGTGAAATGGAAAAATTGTTGCTAAGGGCCTCAGAGTTGATTCCGATTGAAAATCTTTGGGTGAATCCTGATTGCGGACTTAAAACAAGAGATTGGCCAGAAACGAAGGCCGCTTTGGTCAATCTGGTCGGTTCGGCCAAAAAAATGAGAGAAAGAATTTTGCAGTTTTCATAA
- a CDS encoding isoquinoline 1-oxidoreductase alpha subunit: MKISLQVNGVDHALEIADENMPLLWVVRDILNLKGTKFGCGKAACGACTLHVDGEAVRSCSYAVKFAMNKKITTIEGLGNEQNPHPVQKAWVEHVVPQCGYCQPGFMMAIAALLSKDPNPSDEEIDKNIINVCRCATYYRMRKAIHRAGELTRENLTNETTSS; this comes from the coding sequence ATGAAAATTTCATTACAAGTAAATGGTGTTGACCACGCCCTTGAGATTGCTGACGAGAACATGCCCTTGCTGTGGGTGGTTCGAGATATATTGAATTTAAAAGGCACAAAATTTGGCTGTGGTAAGGCGGCCTGCGGTGCATGCACCCTACATGTAGATGGTGAGGCAGTTCGCTCCTGTTCGTATGCGGTCAAGTTCGCAATGAACAAGAAAATCACGACAATCGAAGGCTTGGGTAATGAGCAAAATCCGCATCCGGTGCAAAAAGCTTGGGTCGAACATGTGGTACCCCAATGCGGCTATTGTCAGCCCGGTTTTATGATGGCTATTGCAGCTTTACTATCTAAAGATCCAAATCCTTCAGATGAAGAGATTGATAAAAACATCATTAATGTATGCCGTTGTGCTACTTACTATCGCATGCGAAAGGCTATACATCGGGCCGGTGAACTTACTCGTGAGAATTTAACCAATGAAACTACAAGTAGCTAA
- a CDS encoding isoquinoline 1-oxidoreductase beta subunit yields MKLQVAKMTEKQISRRKFLVRGGLGTVGVLAVGTYLFRGAIRRGIAGAINTADTPYMGDTSSPIMWFEILENNTIVLHSPKVEMGQGTFTGLAQLVAEELEISMEQISVVHAQSASGNMDGFATGGSTSLSALWVPIRELAATMREMLKIKAAEKWGVNTEGLEVSDGFVTGGGNSMTYAEVAEGETEWEIPDVPELKPIKDFKLIGKPVARVDLQDKVLGAPIFGMDASMPEMLYGSVVRPSKIGAKYKDADISKAEKMSGVVKVVKEKDFVGVVARSFIEAENAKAVIEVDWQTDKNWQTSDIKSMIEVGKGEPFVIQKEGNPKSMIENDDTKIVSEYWSPIGAHAQLEPNGALAHVEEERATIIMSTQVVKISRDEIAERLGLDADQVNIIPTFLGGGFGRRLHTPNGIQSALLSKAVGKPVKCFFTRKEEFQNDTFRPPTHHVLKAKLNKEGLIEAIEHNVSSGDVAFGSPMVPGIAEPILGADLGAWRGGMIQYVAIPNFRAVSWRVKLPFATSWWRSLGLLANTFAIESFIDELAVKAKKNPVEFRLAHLQDDERGKRLASVIRTAADKAKYSDEIVEGSAMGFAASTDANTPCAHVVEVSIDKKNIRVHKVTCAMDPGLVVNPDQVRAQCEGAIIMGMSATLFEKMEVENGELTPTIYGPYQMALMKHAPKEIDVILLEGSDAPGAVGEPPMGPIGAAIANAVFRLTGRRLREMPLQLGSA; encoded by the coding sequence ATGAAACTACAAGTAGCTAAGATGACAGAGAAGCAAATATCGAGGCGTAAGTTTTTGGTCAGAGGAGGCTTAGGCACCGTTGGAGTTTTAGCGGTAGGCACTTACTTGTTTAGGGGCGCTATCAGACGTGGTATTGCGGGCGCTATCAATACGGCTGACACCCCTTATATGGGAGACACTTCATCTCCGATTATGTGGTTTGAGATTTTGGAAAATAATACAATTGTACTACACAGCCCAAAGGTTGAAATGGGGCAGGGAACGTTTACAGGGCTGGCACAACTGGTGGCGGAAGAGTTGGAAATATCTATGGAACAGATTAGCGTGGTTCATGCCCAGTCAGCTTCGGGGAATATGGATGGCTTTGCAACCGGGGGAAGTACTTCTTTATCGGCGCTCTGGGTGCCCATACGAGAGTTGGCTGCAACTATGCGTGAAATGCTCAAAATAAAGGCCGCTGAAAAATGGGGGGTGAACACTGAGGGTCTTGAGGTTTCCGATGGGTTTGTTACCGGCGGTGGAAATTCGATGACCTATGCCGAAGTGGCCGAAGGAGAGACCGAATGGGAAATTCCCGATGTGCCGGAGCTAAAGCCGATAAAAGATTTTAAGCTTATCGGTAAACCCGTGGCCCGAGTAGATTTGCAAGATAAGGTATTGGGAGCTCCTATTTTTGGCATGGATGCGTCAATGCCTGAAATGCTCTACGGGTCGGTGGTTCGGCCTTCAAAAATTGGGGCTAAATATAAAGATGCAGATATTTCAAAGGCCGAAAAAATGTCGGGAGTTGTCAAAGTCGTGAAAGAGAAAGATTTTGTCGGTGTTGTCGCTCGCTCATTCATTGAGGCCGAGAATGCGAAAGCCGTTATTGAAGTCGATTGGCAAACGGATAAAAACTGGCAGACCTCTGATATCAAATCAATGATTGAAGTAGGTAAGGGAGAACCTTTTGTTATTCAAAAAGAAGGTAATCCGAAGTCTATGATTGAAAATGATGATACTAAAATAGTATCAGAATATTGGAGCCCGATCGGGGCGCATGCACAACTTGAACCGAATGGGGCCTTGGCCCATGTTGAAGAGGAAAGGGCTACTATTATAATGTCTACCCAAGTGGTCAAGATTTCGCGTGATGAGATTGCTGAACGATTGGGCTTAGATGCGGATCAAGTTAATATTATCCCTACTTTTTTAGGGGGAGGTTTTGGTAGGCGATTACATACCCCTAACGGAATTCAGTCAGCACTACTTTCAAAAGCCGTAGGGAAACCTGTAAAATGTTTTTTTACTCGGAAGGAAGAATTCCAAAATGACACGTTTAGGCCGCCAACTCATCATGTGCTTAAAGCCAAACTGAATAAAGAGGGACTGATTGAAGCCATTGAGCATAATGTGTCAAGTGGAGATGTAGCTTTTGGTTCGCCAATGGTGCCGGGCATCGCTGAGCCTATTTTGGGTGCTGATTTGGGCGCATGGCGCGGGGGTATGATTCAATACGTCGCAATACCAAATTTTCGGGCTGTTTCGTGGCGGGTAAAATTACCGTTTGCTACCAGTTGGTGGCGTAGTCTAGGTTTGTTGGCGAATACCTTCGCTATTGAAAGTTTTATTGATGAATTAGCTGTGAAGGCTAAAAAGAATCCAGTGGAATTTCGCTTGGCGCACCTACAAGATGATGAAAGGGGTAAGCGCTTGGCCTCTGTTATTCGAACGGCAGCGGATAAAGCGAAATACTCCGATGAGATTGTAGAAGGTAGTGCTATGGGTTTTGCGGCTTCGACAGATGCCAATACACCTTGTGCACATGTGGTGGAAGTATCCATAGATAAAAAGAACATCAGGGTGCACAAAGTGACCTGCGCCATGGATCCTGGTCTAGTGGTTAACCCTGATCAGGTTCGAGCACAATGTGAGGGAGCCATTATTATGGGAATGAGTGCAACTTTATTTGAAAAAATGGAAGTTGAAAACGGGGAGCTTACCCCAACCATTTATGGCCCTTACCAAATGGCCTTGATGAAACATGCCCCAAAGGAAATAGACGTAATATTATTGGAGGGTTCTGATGCGCCCGGTGCTGTGGGGGAGCCACCTATGGGGCCGATAGGTGCCGCGATAGCAAACGCCGTGTTTAGGTTAACAGGTAGGCGACTAAGAGAAATGCCCCTTCAATTAGGCAGCGCATAG
- a CDS encoding protein SCO1/2: MKKCSLILLLSVVLLGCKEKTEQPSIKNEISARVEHLPYYKDESFTPFWLEPNSQEEADFHKIAEFSLINQSGDTITSKTFEDKIYITDFFFTSCPGICLKMTGNMKKIQEVFKEDPEILLLSHSVTPSIDSVEVLRTYADKNGILDFKWHLATGDKQEIYDLGRTQYFVENDLGIPKDINDFLHTENFLLIDKNRHVRGIYNGLNHASVAQLITDVNALKKEM, encoded by the coding sequence AAAGAAAAAACCGAACAACCTTCAATTAAAAATGAGATCTCTGCAAGGGTAGAACATCTACCCTATTATAAAGATGAATCATTTACTCCATTTTGGCTCGAACCAAACTCACAAGAGGAAGCTGATTTTCATAAAATTGCAGAATTTTCTTTAATCAATCAATCGGGAGATACGATTACTTCGAAAACTTTCGAAGACAAAATTTACATTACAGATTTCTTCTTTACTTCTTGCCCTGGCATTTGCCTCAAAATGACGGGCAACATGAAGAAAATTCAAGAAGTATTCAAAGAAGACCCCGAAATCTTATTGCTATCGCACTCGGTAACGCCATCAATAGATTCTGTAGAGGTTTTGAGAACATATGCCGACAAAAACGGAATACTTGACTTTAAATGGCACTTGGCAACAGGTGACAAGCAAGAAATCTATGACTTAGGCAGAACTCAATATTTCGTTGAAAATGACTTGGGTATTCCCAAAGACATTAATGACTTTTTGCATACCGAAAATTTTCTTCTTATTGATAAGAACAGGCATGTTAGGGGCATCTATAACGGTCTGAACCATGCTTCGGTAGCTCAGCTCATTACTGACGTCAACGCCTTAAAAAAAGAAATGTAA